CCAGGTGATAGGAGTGAGTAAGAAGGATGTCTGTCATCGTGGGGACTCCGTGCTAACACGCGGCTGCCTGGTCAGGAAGTTCCTGACCGGTCACCAACGATCTGCGGGATGCAAGTGGTCCAGAAAGTCTGGAGGCCCAGAGCTCCCAGGGAAAGCCGTAGTGGCTGGAGCGGACACGCCAGCTTACGGTGTGTTTGAACAACTGGCGAAGAACAGCTGTCTTCAGAGGCTCCTTTTCGTGCCGGCGGTGAACCTGGCCGTTCAGCAGGAAGTACTCCGTCATCCGTTTCAGGCGTTCCAGCTCCTCTCCCCGTAGCCATGGCAGGGCATTGACGCTGAGCGGCAGCTTGATCCACTCCTCCAGCGTCTGAGGTTCTTGCACTCCTAGCTCGCGAAGCTGTGGCCAGATGGGAATGCCGGGGTAGGGAGTAAACAGATTTGGGGAAAACTGGACGTTGTTATACCGTTCCACGATGTCGCTCATTGTCTGGAAAGTAAGTACCCTGTCTTCTTCGGTTTCCCCGGGATATCCGAAGATGAGGTTGAAGTTGATCTTGATGCCGGAGACGTGTGCTTTGCGTGCCGTCTCGTACATCTCGTCCACGCGCTGGTGGCGCTTGTTCATCAGCTTCAGCACGCGCTGCGAGGTTGACTCAGTACCGAAGCCCATCACCTTTACGCCGCTGTCGGCAAGAAGTTGTACTTCGTCCTGGGTCATTCGGCAGAGGAAATCGGTTGAAGCCTGGAAGGTCCACTGGAAGCGAACTCCGGAGTTGACGATCCCGCGTGCGATCGCGAGAGCTCGTTTTACGTCCACGGGAAAGTTCGAGTCGAGCAGAGCGACCTCGTCGATCCGGTACATGCGAACCAGATCGACGAGTTCGCCCACCACCCGGTCCGCATCGTAGGCGTTGAAGCGTCGCCGGTACACCACCATGTCAGTGCAGTAGTTGCATGCGTAAGGACATCCCACGCTGGTGGCGTAGGCCAGCTTGCGATGTCCATTGAGCGGCTCATAGGCGTCGAAGTCCGCCAGGTCGTAGGCGGGGGGCGCGAAGGTGCCGATGGGAGCGACGGTGCGCTCGGGATTCTCGATGATCTCGCCGTCTTGCTTCCAGTGGATGCCAGCGATGGGGCCAACCGAATTGCCTTGGGAGAAAGCTTGGGCGAGCTCCAGCATGGTCAGCTCTCCCTGTCCGCGCACCACTACATCGATGTAGGGTTCGCGAACCGTCTGTGCCGGCTCCAGTGAGGGATGCCACCCGCCAAAGACCACCGGAAGCTCGGGGCGAGATGCCTTCAGCGCCTTTGCTGCTGCGATAGCCCCACGGATCATTGGTCCGGTCAGAACAGAGATCCCAACGCAGACGGCGTCGGCGCTCTCCGCCACGATGCGCTGCAGGTAGTCCTTGTGAATGCAGGCGTCGATGATGCTGACCCTGAAGCCCGCGTCACGCAGAACTCCGGCGAGCGCCAGAAGGCAGAGCGGGGCCCCGAGCGGCGGACCGTCATAGGGCGGATAGAACAACACCACCTTGTTTCGGCCGGGCGATGGCCGTGGTGAACCGTGCGCCGGAGCCGGCCGGATGGCGCTGGCTGGCAGCACGTTCAGCATGCCGCTGCCTCCGCTGGGGTGCGCGCAAGCCGCTTGGCATCCACAGCCGGTTTTCCTTTGGGAATCCGCTTCTTCAGCTTGTTGTTCAGCCAGATGTCGACCGGGAAGCGATACGCATCGTGATCCAAACGCCAGCGGGCTGGGAAGGAGATGGCCTTCTGGGCGAGCCGGATGATCGGCGGACGTGTGTCGGCGGCGATGGGGATGCGATTGAAGGCCAGTCGCAGGTACTCACGGGTATCTTGAAGCCGCTTATGGTCCTCACCCTTCAGCCAGGGAAGTTCAGTGTAACGGGGGAAGAAGTCCGCCCAGCCTTCCAGCGTGGTCGGCGGCTCAATGCCAATCTCAGCGGTGCGCTTGAAGATCGGCGAGCCTGGGTAAGGCGTAAAAATGTTCGTCCAGAACTCTGCGCCTGGAAACTTGCGGCAGACATCGAGCATGAACTCGACGGTCTCGCGTCGCTCCTTTGGTCCTTCGCCGGGGAAGGCGAAGATGATATTGAAGGAGGGGCGAATGCCGGCCTCCAGGCAACGCGCTGCGCTCTCGTAGATGGATTCGAAGTCCTGGAAGTCTTTATTCATCGCCTTCAGGATCGTCGGCGATCCTGAATCGACACCCTGGCATACCTGCCTCAATCCAGCCCGGCGCAGCAAACGCATATCTTCCAACGACAGCCTTGCCACAAGATTCGTCGTTGCCTGGATGCTCCAGGTGTAGTGCGAGTTCTCGCGAACCAGGCCCTCGGCGATTCCCCGTGCCCGGTCAAGATCGACGAGGAAGTTGTCGTCGACTACCCAAAGCATCTCCAGCTCATAGCGCCGGCTTAGATCGACGGTCTCCTCGACAAACTGTTCAGGGGGGAGGGCATTCCATTTCCTTCCGTAGACGCCGCCATTGGTGCAGTAGGCGCAGTTGAAGGGGCAGGCAAGGCTGGAGGTGTACATTGCCCATCTCCGGCCACAGGAGCGTTCGTAGGCATCGAAGTCGGCCAGGTGATAGGCCTTCGGCGGCATCTCTACGAGGGGGCGCAGCGGCCTCTCCGGCGTAAAGATGATGCGGCCGTCGCGCTTGAACCCAATGCCTGCGATGAGGTCGGGAGCCGATCCGCTGCTGAGGTGCTGCACGAGCTCAAGCATCGCGTCCTCGCCCTGCCCACGGACGACGTAGTCCACGCACGCAGCCTCGAGCGTTTGCTGCGGCAGCAGTGACGGATGCCATCCGCCCAGGACGATGGGGAAGTCAGGCTTCCACTCTTTCACAGCCCTGGCAATCGCAACTGTCTCCCGGATCATCGGTCCGGTGACGAGGGAAACAGCCAGGCAGAGGGCGTCCTTTACCTCTTCGAGAACCCGTTTCTGGAAGTCCGGCGTGATGGTCGAATCGACCAGACATATCTGATAGCCGGCTCGTTCCAGCGGTGTCGAAACGGCAAGAATACCTAACGGCGCCGTCGCTTCCGTACTGGCGAACGACGGGAAGAAGAAGACGATTTTGCGTGAGCGTGCCAGTTTCGGATACCTCGTTTTGCTCGTTCAAGAAAAACGATAGAGACCCGGTCTCATGGCAATGTCACCTGCATGTCAGCGATTTGTAACTGTGTGGGCGACTTGTTTTTGTTTTGTCATCGCATGGGGAAAGCGAGCCCGATGGCGCTGATTTCAAAAGGCTTGCAATATCTGCCATTCATTTGGTGTGATGGTAGGGCGGCAATAGCAACGGGAAAGTGGAGACACAGATGATCGCAAGTAAACGTTTTCTTTATGTGATTGGCAAGATCGCTCTTTTGGTATTGATTGGCTTGCATGTCTCCAGGGCAATAGCGCAGCTGCCCGACACGATCCTCTTTGGCGTTGCCTATTACGACGAATACACCCCGGTTGACCGCGTCGAAGAAGATGCGCGGATGATGAAAGCGGCCGGCATTACGGTCGTCCGTATCGCCGAGTCCACCTGGGGGACGCTCGAGCCTCAGCCCGGCGTATTTGACTTTTCGCACATCGATCGCATGCTTGCCGCCATGCAACGAAACGGAATCAAGGTCATCGTCGGAACGCCGACCTACGCGATTCCGACGTGGCTGGCTCGCCAGCACCCGGAGATCCTGGTCGTCCGTCGTGAGGGGCAGGCCCGTTATGGCCCTCGTCAGAATATGGACATCACCAATCCCGAATTCCGGCGTGCGGCCGAGCAGGTGATTGTCGCTCTCGTGGACCACGTCAAGGACAACCCGGCCGTTATCGGATACCAGGTCGACAACGAGACGAAGGCGTACGGCAATACCGGAGCGAATGTGCAGGCAGCGTTCGTCAAGGAGATGCAGCACAAGTTCCCAAGTCTGGACGGGCTCAACCATGCCTTCGGTCTCGATTACTGGAGCAACCGGATCAATCGCTGGGAGGACTTTCCGTCGGTGGATGCCTCCATCAACGCCAGCCTCTCGAATGCCTTCTCAGAATTTCAGCGGGGTCTGGTGACCGAGTATCTCGCCTGGCAGGCCGGGTTGGTTCGCGCACACTATCGGCCTGGTCAGTTCATCACCCAGAACTTCGATCTAAGCTGGCAGGGCTATTCCTATGGAGTCCAGCCCGAAGTAAACCATTGGGAGGCGGCCAAGGCGCTGGATGTTGCCGGGATCGACATCTACTACCCAAGCCAGGACAAGCTCACCGGCGCGGGGATCGCCTTTGGTGGCGACGTCGCTCGCTCCATGAAGAATGGGAAGAACTTCCTTCTGATGGAGACTGAGGCGCAGGGGTTTCCGAATTGGACACCGTATCCCGGCCAGCTTCGCCTGCAGGCTTTCAGCCACATCGCCTCCGGCGCCAACATGGTGGAGTACTGGCACTGGGCCACAACCGCCAATGGGATCGAAACCTATTGGAGAGGAGTGCTCACACAGGACTACCAGCCCAACCCGACCTACGACGAAGCAAAGACTATCGGTGCCGATCTGCAGCGGCTAGGAAGCAAGCTCGTCAATATGAAGAAACACAATCAGGTTGCGATGTATGTGAGTAACACAGCGCTCGATGGCTTCGACGCATTTCGCATCAATACGGACGGCGGCATCGGCTACAACCAGGTGCTCCGCTCGCTCTATGATGCCCTCTACCGGATGAACGTAGAGGTGGATCTCATCTCTCCATCGTCGACGGTTTCGTTGAGCGACTACAAGTTGATCCTTGTACCTGCGCTGTACTCAGCCAGTGATGCGGAGATCGCGAAGTTGAATGCCTACGCCAAAGCCGGAGGCCACCTCGTCTACACCTTCAAGAGCGGCTTCTCCGACGAGAACACGAAGGTGCGCTATGCTGCACAACCCGGCGGCATCTCCGAAGCTGCGGGCGTGAAGTACAGCGAGTTCGCGATTCCGGAGGGTGTCACACTGGATGGTGATCCCTTCGGTGTGGGCGAGCAGGACAACAAGGTCCGCTGGTGGATGGAGTTCCTGAATCCTACGACCGCAACAGTGCTGGCGCGCTACAAGCATTCTTCGTGGCCGGCGTATGCAGCAGTGACACGGAACAGCTACGGCAAGGGGGAAGTCACCTATCTGGGCTTTATGCCGACGGATGCGATGGCGGAAAAGATCCTGGGAGATGCTGTGAAGCGAGCCGGTGTCGGGGCGCTACCTGACGTCCGCTTTCCCTTGATCGTCCGTAGCGGAACGCTACAGAACGGACATCCTGTTCATTACTTCCTGAACTACTCGAAGGATAAGCAACAGCTGAGTTATTCCTATGAAAAGGGAAGTGAGCTTCTCTTAGGAAAGCAGATCAATCGCGGACAGATGTTGGACCTGGCTCCGTGGGGAGTAGCGATTGTGGAGGAGAGCGGGCAATAACCCAGATTGTGTCGTCCTCCTATATTCTCTCCGTCGGGGTAGACTACGCTCGTGGCATCAAAGGCGGTTCTTCTTCAGAGCATCATCGCCGGGATTCTTGTTTCCTGCGTTCTCGCAGTTTGTGTTGATACGCTCCATTGGCCGATTGTTGGAGACGCATCTCTCATGAAGTACGTGATCTTTCTCATCGATCACGGCATGACCCCGTACAAGGACATCTGGGACATCAACCTTCCGGGCACGTACATCCTTCAGGCGCTAGCAATACATAGTATTGGAGCGAGTGCAGTCGCATGGCGTCTCTTTGACTTTGCACTCTGCTTCGTCATCGTCGTCAGCATGATCTACATTAGCGTCCCGGTTCATTGGCTCGCCGGTTTTGCTGCCGGCTCTGTGTTCTTCCTGCTCCACGTCAGGGATGGCCTCATGCAAAGTGGGCAGCGGGATCTCATGATGACCTCTCTGCTCTTTGCGGGGACCGCGCTAAGCTTCCGCTGCCTGAGAACCGGCACGATCCGCTACGGAACTTTCGCAGGGATCTGCTTCGGTCTGGCGGCTATCGTGAAGCCGACCGCGGTCCCCATAGCGCTTCTCTTCGGTGCTGTAACAGGCTGGCGCCTTCGCAGAACGGGCAAAAGCGTTGCTTATACCGTTCTGAGCGCCGTCGGCTTTTTTCTGCCAGCTGCAGCGTCGGCGATCTATCTTTGGCGTCATGCAGCGCTCAGGGCTTTTATCAACCTTTGGCCGCTCATCGAGTATCACAATGCTCTCGGACGGTTGCCGTTCAAAGAGCTGTTGTTTACCCCTGTAGCATCCATTCTTTATGTAGCTTGTTTATTGGCCCTACCGTCCATAGTCACAAGTTCATGGCTCAGGACATCTGAAGGTAAGGTGATTTCGGGATCACTGCTGCTCTCCTGCGGGTCGTATTGGTGGCAGGGTAAGGGCTTCCTCTATCATCGCTATCCCGCCGCTGCATTTCTGTTGCTTCTCATTGGTATTGCAGTTGCGGAGTCGTTGACGACACTCAAGCCTCGGTGGGTACGTATTACTTCGTGGCTAGCCGTTGCGGATCTTGTTCTTTTTGTAGCGCCGGTGTCCGTCGTAGCTGTTTCGAAGTACGAGTGGCGAAACAATGATTTTCAGGTTTCGTTAACCCGGGAGCTACGTAGTCTTGGAGCTGCGGACGGCGATACGCAATGCCTTGATACCTTTGCGGGATGTTTAGCGGCTCTGGATGAGATTGGAATCAGGCAGAGTTCGGGCCTCTTGTACGATTGTTACCTTTTTTCTGAACCACAAAGGCCCGCCACACTTCTTTACCGGGAACATTTCTGGAGCGGTTTTCGTGCCTCTCCTCCACGGCTGCTCGTTATGACTGACAACGACTGCTTCAGTCATGAACTGTCCTTCGATCGTTTGAAGCGGTGGGGCCTTTTCGCCGACTATGTCGATCATAACTACATTGAGATTCTGCAGTACACTCCTTCGCGACCAATCGTATGGTGGCGTCATCCCCAGCAGCCCTATAGCTATCGCATTTATCTGCGAAGAACAGAGGAACGCTAAACGCACCGATGTTCCAGGATGCAGATGCTTTGAGTGCGAGTCAGGTCTGTTCAGTTTGCCGATGGCTTATTAATGCGCGTAACGATCACGGCGTCGACATCTGCCTTGGTGGCTTCCATCTTTAGTCCGAGCTCATCCTGTAGCGCCGTAAAGATGGACGTTCTAGAAGAAAGGGCGTTCTCTCCCGCGTCAGGAGTACTCAATACTTTGTCATCGGGCGTCCACACCAGCGAGATATCGTACCGTCCCGCCAATCCTGTTCGATCAATGATCTGCCGTTCGAGTCCAACTTTACTGAGCGCATAAATAAGAGCCTCCATTGGAACGGCCCGGCCATCAACCCTGCCCGCACTCTGCGTCATATCCCATCCTCGCTGCGTAGCGTCGGTACGAGTGGGAGAAACTTCTTTTATCTTTGTTCCAGATTTGGAAACGACGAGAGCGTAAACCGGAACTTCTTTTTTCCCGGTATGCGCGATCAATTCGCACCGCTCTTTCAATACCTGCTGCAGTACTTCCTTTTGCTGCTCGAAGGACATCTGTCTGAAGGCGGCCACACTCTCTTCCGCGATCGTCACTTCGATATCCCATCGCAGATCTCGAGCCCAGCCAGGCAAACCTTCGATGAGATCATTCCGCTGTCTATTGAATGCAAAACCGATGACTCGAAACATCGGAGAATTCGTGGCGACGATCTTGTTGCCGCCAGGCGGGATGCTAAGATAGCCCGGTTCTACGCCAGACCGATTTTCTTTAATGGAAACTACGTCGAGATGAATAGCTCCCTGGGCAGAGAACTGTGCCCATCCTACCGCCGTCAGGAGAAGAAGAGAGAAGGGGAGTAATCTCTTCAGCATAGGATGAGTATATCCAGCTCTGGTTCTTCCAGGTGCGTTGAAATATGTCTTCTGATGAGGGGCACGATGAATTCCATGCACCGCCGTCTTTTTGTCCTAACCGCTGTGGCCGGACTTCTATCCGGGATGTATTGCGCGGCACAGACGACGATCCACTTGGATACAACCAGCTCCGGTAAGGTGTTTGAAGGACTAGGTGCAGTGAGTGCTGGCGCCAGTTCCCGCCTGCTCATTGACTATCCAGAACCGCAGAGGTCAGAGATCCTGGACTTCCTGTTCAAGCCGAAGTTCGGGGCTTCGCTGCAGCATCTGAAAGTTGAAATAGGGTCGGACGTCAATTCCACGGATGGGTCCGAGCCAAGCCACATGCGATCAGCAACAGACCATGACTATTCTCGCGGGTATGAATGGTGGTTGATGAAGGAAGCGCGGAAGCGCAACCCGGCTATTGTGTTGGACACGCTCGCATGGGGGACTCCTGGCTGGGTGGGGCACGGCAAGTTTTTCAGTAAAGACATGGCGGAATACGTCGCCGATTTCCTGAAGGGTGCGCAGAAACAAGGTTTGAATATTGAATACACCGGGGCGTGGAATGAGCGTCGTCCTGACTATGAATGGGTAAAGTTGCTGCGCACGGTGCTTGACCAGCATGGCCTGAAGACGAAGATCGTTTGCTGTGACATGACGCCGAATTCTGGCATGTACACGGTACTGGATAAAGTGAACTCGGATCCGATGCTGGATAAAGCGGTCGACGTGATTGGTGTGCATTATCCTGCCGAGGTTCCAGGAATCGCACCGGCGGCGATTCAGGACACTCAACGCCGCGTCTGGTCCAGCGAAGATCAACCAAACCCTGGAAGCGGCCCCTTTATCGCGCGAGATTGGGCTCACGGAGGACGTATCCTGGCCCGGCGCTACAACGAGAATTACGTCAAGGGACGCTTTACCAAAACCGAGATCTGGAGCCCAATCACTTCGTACTACGATCTCCTCGCCGCGCCGAACTCCGGTCTGATGTATGCCAATACGCCGTGGTCAGGAAACTACGATGTGCAGTCCACGATCTGGGTAACGGCGCATACGACACAATTTGTTGAGCCGGGATGGAAGTACATGGACACTGCGACAGGTTATTTGCCAGACGATAGCGGCACCTATGTCGCTATGCACGCTCCTCTGTCGGGGAGCAAGCCCGTTGATTGGAGCGTCGTCCTGGAAACCACATCCGCGAATCGCGTGCAGCATGTCACCCTGCAATTGGGTAAGGGGCTGAGCATCGGAACCGCGTTTGTCTGGCAGACGAATGCAACAAAGACGTTTGAACAGATTGCTGCTATTCCTGTGAAAGATGGCCGAGTGACGTATGACTTTGAACCGGGTTCCATCTATACCATCACGACAACTACTGGCCAAACGCGCGGCACAAGGCATCCGCCCGCGGCCGCGGCATTTCCTTTCCCGTATTCCGACGATTTTGAAGCAGTGGAGACCGGTCGAACCGCGAAATATCTGAGCGATCAGGACGGCGCATTTGAAGCGTCTGCATGTGACGGACGCACCGGCCGATGCCTGCAACAGGAGATCACGGAAAAGCCAACTCCCTGGTCTCCGCGTCCGGATCCGTTCACCATCGCAGGTGACATCAAGTGGAGCGACTACAAAGTTGGCATCGATGTGATGCTGCCTAAGGATGGTGTCGCAACAGTACTGGGACGGATAGATTCCGCGGATGTCTTCCAGGACCACAAGGCTATGTACCCAAGCGCTTACGTCTTCAAGATTGAAGCGAGTGGAAAGTGGTCGCTGCTTTCAACGCGATTCAAGAACGCTCCGATGGCACTTGCTCAGGGCCATGTCGATATCGGACAAGAGTGGCACAGGATGGAGCTGCAGTTTCAGGGG
This genomic window from Terriglobus albidus contains:
- a CDS encoding B12-binding domain-containing radical SAM protein; protein product: MLNVLPASAIRPAPAHGSPRPSPGRNKVVLFYPPYDGPPLGAPLCLLALAGVLRDAGFRVSIIDACIHKDYLQRIVAESADAVCVGISVLTGPMIRGAIAAAKALKASRPELPVVFGGWHPSLEPAQTVREPYIDVVVRGQGELTMLELAQAFSQGNSVGPIAGIHWKQDGEIIENPERTVAPIGTFAPPAYDLADFDAYEPLNGHRKLAYATSVGCPYACNYCTDMVVYRRRFNAYDADRVVGELVDLVRMYRIDEVALLDSNFPVDVKRALAIARGIVNSGVRFQWTFQASTDFLCRMTQDEVQLLADSGVKVMGFGTESTSQRVLKLMNKRHQRVDEMYETARKAHVSGIKINFNLIFGYPGETEEDRVLTFQTMSDIVERYNNVQFSPNLFTPYPGIPIWPQLRELGVQEPQTLEEWIKLPLSVNALPWLRGEELERLKRMTEYFLLNGQVHRRHEKEPLKTAVLRQLFKHTVSWRVRSSHYGFPWELWASRLSGPLASRRSLVTGQELPDQAAAC
- a CDS encoding B12-binding domain-containing radical SAM protein; amino-acid sequence: MARSRKIVFFFPSFASTEATAPLGILAVSTPLERAGYQICLVDSTITPDFQKRVLEEVKDALCLAVSLVTGPMIRETVAIARAVKEWKPDFPIVLGGWHPSLLPQQTLEAACVDYVVRGQGEDAMLELVQHLSSGSAPDLIAGIGFKRDGRIIFTPERPLRPLVEMPPKAYHLADFDAYERSCGRRWAMYTSSLACPFNCAYCTNGGVYGRKWNALPPEQFVEETVDLSRRYELEMLWVVDDNFLVDLDRARGIAEGLVRENSHYTWSIQATTNLVARLSLEDMRLLRRAGLRQVCQGVDSGSPTILKAMNKDFQDFESIYESAARCLEAGIRPSFNIIFAFPGEGPKERRETVEFMLDVCRKFPGAEFWTNIFTPYPGSPIFKRTAEIGIEPPTTLEGWADFFPRYTELPWLKGEDHKRLQDTREYLRLAFNRIPIAADTRPPIIRLAQKAISFPARWRLDHDAYRFPVDIWLNNKLKKRIPKGKPAVDAKRLARTPAEAAAC
- a CDS encoding beta-galactosidase — its product is MIASKRFLYVIGKIALLVLIGLHVSRAIAQLPDTILFGVAYYDEYTPVDRVEEDARMMKAAGITVVRIAESTWGTLEPQPGVFDFSHIDRMLAAMQRNGIKVIVGTPTYAIPTWLARQHPEILVVRREGQARYGPRQNMDITNPEFRRAAEQVIVALVDHVKDNPAVIGYQVDNETKAYGNTGANVQAAFVKEMQHKFPSLDGLNHAFGLDYWSNRINRWEDFPSVDASINASLSNAFSEFQRGLVTEYLAWQAGLVRAHYRPGQFITQNFDLSWQGYSYGVQPEVNHWEAAKALDVAGIDIYYPSQDKLTGAGIAFGGDVARSMKNGKNFLLMETEAQGFPNWTPYPGQLRLQAFSHIASGANMVEYWHWATTANGIETYWRGVLTQDYQPNPTYDEAKTIGADLQRLGSKLVNMKKHNQVAMYVSNTALDGFDAFRINTDGGIGYNQVLRSLYDALYRMNVEVDLISPSSTVSLSDYKLILVPALYSASDAEIAKLNAYAKAGGHLVYTFKSGFSDENTKVRYAAQPGGISEAAGVKYSEFAIPEGVTLDGDPFGVGEQDNKVRWWMEFLNPTTATVLARYKHSSWPAYAAVTRNSYGKGEVTYLGFMPTDAMAEKILGDAVKRAGVGALPDVRFPLIVRSGTLQNGHPVHYFLNYSKDKQQLSYSYEKGSELLLGKQINRGQMLDLAPWGVAIVEESGQ
- a CDS encoding TIGR03435 family protein translates to MLKRLLPFSLLLLTAVGWAQFSAQGAIHLDVVSIKENRSGVEPGYLSIPPGGNKIVATNSPMFRVIGFAFNRQRNDLIEGLPGWARDLRWDIEVTIAEESVAAFRQMSFEQQKEVLQQVLKERCELIAHTGKKEVPVYALVVSKSGTKIKEVSPTRTDATQRGWDMTQSAGRVDGRAVPMEALIYALSKVGLERQIIDRTGLAGRYDISLVWTPDDKVLSTPDAGENALSSRTSIFTALQDELGLKMEATKADVDAVIVTRINKPSAN
- a CDS encoding galactosylceramidase, whose translation is MNSMHRRLFVLTAVAGLLSGMYCAAQTTIHLDTTSSGKVFEGLGAVSAGASSRLLIDYPEPQRSEILDFLFKPKFGASLQHLKVEIGSDVNSTDGSEPSHMRSATDHDYSRGYEWWLMKEARKRNPAIVLDTLAWGTPGWVGHGKFFSKDMAEYVADFLKGAQKQGLNIEYTGAWNERRPDYEWVKLLRTVLDQHGLKTKIVCCDMTPNSGMYTVLDKVNSDPMLDKAVDVIGVHYPAEVPGIAPAAIQDTQRRVWSSEDQPNPGSGPFIARDWAHGGRILARRYNENYVKGRFTKTEIWSPITSYYDLLAAPNSGLMYANTPWSGNYDVQSTIWVTAHTTQFVEPGWKYMDTATGYLPDDSGTYVAMHAPLSGSKPVDWSVVLETTSANRVQHVTLQLGKGLSIGTAFVWQTNATKTFEQIAAIPVKDGRVTYDFEPGSIYTITTTTGQTRGTRHPPAAAAFPFPYSDDFEAVETGRTAKYLSDQDGAFEASACDGRTGRCLQQEITEKPTPWSPRPDPFTIAGDIKWSDYKVGIDVMLPKDGVATVLGRIDSADVFQDHKAMYPSAYVFKIEASGKWSLLSTRFKNAPMALAQGHVDIGQEWHRMELQFQGASITALLDGKQLSVVQDTAHSSGMAGFGSDWSKVQFDNLRIGK